Below is a window of Wenzhouxiangella sp. XN201 DNA.
CTTGGCGGGGAAGTCAGTGCCCGTAGCCCTCACCCGGACGGACCTTGCCGCGGAACACCCAGTAGGACCAGGCGGTATAGCCGAGAATGATGGGCAACAGGAACAGCATGCCCAGCAGGAGAAAGAGCTGGCTGCCCGGATCGGAGGCGGCGTCCCAGAACGTGTGCTCCGGCGGAACGGCGTAGGGCCACATGGAAGCCAGCAGACCGAAGTAGAACAGGGCAAAAAGGATCATCGAACCAATGAAGGGCGCAGCGTCCGAGCGCTGCCGGAGCTTGTGCAGGGTCCAGGCGGCCATGGCGACGGTCAATGCGGGGAATGCCCATAACAGCGAAACCTGGTCGAACCAGCGCGCCCGCACGTGTTCGCTCGCCAGTGGTGTCCAGATGCTGACCAGGAGGAAGAAGCCCATCACCACGGCCAGCAGCGTTGGCGCGATGCGGTAGGCCCAGTCGCGGGTTTCGCCCTGGGTCTTGAGAATGGCCCAGGTCGCGCCCAGCAGGGCATAGCCGGCGACTACCCCGATTCCGGTCATGACCGTAAACGGGGTCAGCCAGTCGAAGGCGCCGCCGACATAGGAAAAACCTTCAACCTCGAAGCCCTGGATATAGGCCCCGACCACCGCGCCCTGGGCGAAGGCGGCGACGGTCGAGCCGATCGAAAAGGAGCGATCCCACCAGTGCCGGTTGCTGCCGGACTTGAAACGGAACTCGAAGGCAATGCCGCGAAAGATCAGGCCGGCCAGCAACAGGAATACGCCGATGTAGAGCGCCGGCAGGAACACCCCGTAGATCATCGGAAAGGCAGCCAGCAGTCCGGTGCCGCCGAGAACCAGCCAGGTCTCGTTGCCATCCCAAACCGGGGCGACAGAATTCATCAGGTCGTCGCGCGCCGAGTCGTCGGGCGCGAAGGGGAAGAGAATGCCGACACCGAGGTCGAAGCCGTCCATGAGGACGTACATGAACACGCTGATACCGATGATGACGATCCAGATCAGGGTCAGGTCGAACATTTCCATGGTGTCAGCTCCTCTCTTGTGCCGGGCGCTCGTCCGAGGTCCCGCCCACGGCCGACCAGGGTCGCTTGGCATGGGCCGAGCGGTTCTCGTGCTCACCCGGCCCGGGTTCCGGGCCGGCCAGGATCACCCGGCGCAGGTAGGTGAGTCCGGCGGCGAAGACGATCGTATAGACGGTGATGTAGCCGATCAGGGTCGCCAGCACCATCCAGCCGCTCAACGAAGGCGTGATGCCCTCGCTGGTGCGCATGAGACCGTGGATGATCCAGGGTTGACGGCCGACCTCGGTCACGAACCAGCCAGCCAGAACAGCCATGAAGGGGAGGGGGATCATCCAGGAGATGACCCTGAGCAGGCGCGGCGAGTGCTCCAGCCTCCCGCGCAGGAGTTGCATGGCGCCAAGTAGCGAGACGCCGATGAAGATCATACCCAGGCCGACCATGACCCGGAAGCTCCAGAAGACGATGCCCACCGGGGGTCGATCTTCGGCTGGCACCGACTTGAGGCCCAGGACCTCGCCGTCGAGACTGTGGGTCAGGATCAGGCTGCCCAGGTAGGGAATGGCAACCTCAAGGTGGTTCTCCTCGGCCGATGAATCGGGAATGGCGAAAAGAATCAGCGGCGCGCCCTGTTGGGTTTCCCAGTGGCCTTCCATGGCGGCAACCTTCACGGGCTGGTTTTCCAGGGTATTGAGTCCATGCAGGTCGCCGACCAGAAGTTGCAGGGGAGTAATCACGGCCAGCATCGGCAGGCTCATCTTCAACGCCGTCATGGCGGTACTACGGTGGCGATTCCGAAGCAGGTACCAGGCGCTGACGCCGGCGACCACGAAACCGCCGGTAATGAACGAAGCCAGACCCATATGGGCGAACCGGTAAGGGAGAGAGGCGTTGAAAATGGCCTCACCCCAGGAAGTGATCTTTACGGTGCCGTCGACGAGTTCGACGCCAGCCGGCGTTTGCATCCAGCTGTTGGCCGCCAGGATCCAGAAACTCGAGATGAAGGTGCCGATCGCAACCATGCAGGCCGCGAATAGGTGGACTCCCGGTGGCACCTTGTTGCGGCCAAAGAGCAGCACTCCGAGGAAGGTGGCTTCCAGGAAAAAAGCGGTGACGACCTCGTAACTGAGTACCGGGCCGATGAAATTTGCGGCCTGGTAGGAGAAGGTGCTCCAGTTGGTGCCGAACTGGAACGACATGACGATCCCCGAGACCACGCCCATGCCGAACACCAGGGCGAACACCCTTGTCCAGAATATTGATAGGCGCAGGTAGTCCGGGTGACCGGTGCGGTAGTGAAGGCTTTCGAGAACCGCGATGTAGGTGGCCAGACCGATCGTGAAAACCGGAAAGATGGCGTGGAAGGACACCACGAAGGCGAACTGGATTCTCGACAGCAGCAGGGGGTCAAGTTCCATGATCGTTCGCTCCTCGTTAAGGGTGCCTGCGCATTATAAATAGCTAATGTAGCGAGGGGGGTGGCGTGCCGGCGTCGGTCGGCGTCGCCAGGCTGGATTGATCACCTTCATCGGATCGTGACCACGATGTGGCGGCTGTGGGGCCGGTAGCGGTGCTCCCAAAGGAAAATGCCCTGCCAGGTACCGAGGGCCAGCCGGCCGGCCGTGACCGGGATGGTCAGGTCCGAGTGCGTCAGCGCCAGGCGCACGTGCGCGGCCATGTCGTCGGCCCCTTCAGCATCGTGCCGAAAGCGCGGGTCGCCGTCGGGCACCAGGTCGGCGAAGAAGGTTTCCAGGTCGCGCTGCACGTCCGGGTCGGCGTTCTCGTTGATCAGAAGCGAGGCCGAAGTGTGCTTTAGGAAGACATGGCACAGGCCGGTTTCGATGCCGCTGGCGACGACTTCTCGGGCGATCTGCTCAGTGATGTCGAGGGTGTCGCGCCCGGCCGTTTCGATCGTCAGTTCGGTCTGGTGCATCCGTTTCAGTGTGCCGTCAGTTCGGCCAGAAGTTCAGCCTGGTGGGTTTCTATCAGCGGGTCGACGATCGCGTCGATCTCCCCGTCGATGATTTTGTCCAGATCATACAAGGTCAGGTTGATTCGGTGGTCCGTGACCCGGCCCTGCGGAAAGTTGTAGGTGCGGATACGTTCGGAGCGGTCGCCCGAGCCCACCTGGAGCTTGCGCTCGGCCGCGCGCTCGTCCTTTTGCTGCCGTACCTGAGCTTCCAGCAGCCGGGCGCTGAGCAGGCTCATGGCGCGGGCTCGGTTTTTGTGCTGCGAGCGCTCGTCCTGGCACTCGACCACGATGCCGGTGGGCAGGTGGGTGATACGGATGGCCGAGTCGGTCGTGTTGACGTGCTGACCACCGGCGCCGGACGAGCGATAGGTGTCGACGCGCAGGTCGTTGGCATCCACGTCGACCGCTTCGACATCATCGGCCTCGGGCAGGATCGCCACGGTGCACGCCGAGGTGTGGATGCGGCCCTGGGATTCGGTTTCGGGTACTCGCTGGACGCGGTGTACGCCCGACTCGAATTTCAGCCGTGACCACGCGCCCTTGCCGATGACGCGTGCGATGACTTCCCGATAGCCGCCGGCCTCGTTTTCCTGGGCCGACATGATTTCCACCTTCCAGTTGCGTCGCTCGGCATAGCGGGTGTACATCCGCAACAGGTCGCCGGCGAACAGGCCGGCTTCCTGTCCACCCGTGCCGGCGCGAATCTCGAGAAAGATGTTGCGCTCGTCGTTGGGGTCGCGCGGCAGCAACAGCTTCTGCAGCCGTTCCTCCAGCGTTTCGGTTTCGGCCTCCAGCGCTTCGAGCTCGTCACGCGCCAGCTGACGCATCTCGCCGTCGCTCCCCTCGAACATTTCACGTGCCTCGCCCGTGGCCGTCTCGTTGTCGCGAAATTTCTGCCAGACCTGGACGACGGGTTCGAGTTCAGCGTACTCGCGCGAGAGCCGCTCGAACTGTTGACGATCGGCGATGATGTCGGGGCTGGAGAGCAGGTGTTCGAGCTCCTCGAATCGCTCGTCGGCTTCGGCCAGGCGTTGCCGCATGCCTTCATTCATGACTGGTCATCCAGGAAGTAGAAGCGGGCAGCGGCCAACAGTTCTTCGTCGCCGCTTTCAGCGGCCTGGCGAAGGCGAATGCTGGGACCGTGCAGCAGGCGGTTGACCAGGCGATGGCTGAATCGTTTCATGACCTCCTCCGGGTCGGCGCCGCGCGACAATTCCTGCCGCGCCTGTGCGAGCAACTCATCGCGTTCGGCCTGGGCGCGCTGGCGCAGCAACTTGAGCGTGCCGGAGGTGGCTTGCAGTCGCAGCCAGCGGTCGAAAGCGGTCACTTCCGCATCAACGATCGTGGCGGCGGCCTGGAGCGCCTCTTCGCGCTGCTGCTGGGCCGACTCGACGATTGCGCGCAAGTCATCGATGGTGTAGAGATACAGGTCCTGCAGGCTGCCGCTGTCGGCCGTGATGTTGCGCGGCACGGACAGGTCGAGTGCGAACATCGGTCGTCGACGCCGGCCGCTCAGTGCGGCCTTGAACATACTGCGATCGATGATCGGCTTCGGGCTGGCGGTGCAGGCGACGACCAGATCGTTTTCTCCGAGCAGTTCAGGCAGGTCGGCCAGGTCGCGGGCCTGGGCTTCGTATTTGCCCGCCAGATCAGAGGCACGCTCCGCGCTTCGATTGACGATCGTCAGGCCGGCCATGCCGCTGCCGTGGAAATGGCGGGCGCAATCCTCGATCATTTCACCGGCACCGATGAGCAGAACCCGGAGCTGGTCCAGGCTGCCGTAGATCTGGCGCGCCAGGCGCAGGGCGGCAAAAGGCAGGGTGACCGGGTCGCGGCCGATTCCGGTCTCGCTGCGAACCCGCTTGGCCGCGGAGAAGGCATGTTGGAACATCCGGTCCAGATATGAGTCGAGGGTGCCGCTGGTCTGGGCGGTCTGCCAGGCTTGCTTGGCCTGGCCGGCCACCTGCGGTTCACCGACGATCATCGAGTCCATGCCGGAAATGACCTTGATCAGGTGATAAGTGCAGGCCGATCCGCCGAGCTGGTAGATGTGCTCATGGAATTCGCCGGGTGCCAGGTTATGCCATTCGTGCAGCCATTCCACTATGCTGCGCGTGATAGGCTGTTCGGCCGACGCGTACACCTCGGTACGATTGCAGGTGCTCAGAATGCTGCAGCCTCCAACGCCGGGAAC
It encodes the following:
- the hemA gene encoding glutamyl-tRNA reductase, giving the protein MSINWSCMSLFTLGISHQTAPIAIRERLAFTAESLPDALKSLSTVPGVGGCSILSTCNRTEVYASAEQPITRSIVEWLHEWHNLAPGEFHEHIYQLGGSACTYHLIKVISGMDSMIVGEPQVAGQAKQAWQTAQTSGTLDSYLDRMFQHAFSAAKRVRSETGIGRDPVTLPFAALRLARQIYGSLDQLRVLLIGAGEMIEDCARHFHGSGMAGLTIVNRSAERASDLAGKYEAQARDLADLPELLGENDLVVACTASPKPIIDRSMFKAALSGRRRRPMFALDLSVPRNITADSGSLQDLYLYTIDDLRAIVESAQQQREEALQAAATIVDAEVTAFDRWLRLQATSGTLKLLRQRAQAERDELLAQARQELSRGADPEEVMKRFSHRLVNRLLHGPSIRLRQAAESGDEELLAAARFYFLDDQS
- a CDS encoding secondary thiamine-phosphate synthase enzyme YjbQ, coding for MHQTELTIETAGRDTLDITEQIAREVVASGIETGLCHVFLKHTSASLLINENADPDVQRDLETFFADLVPDGDPRFRHDAEGADDMAAHVRLALTHSDLTIPVTAGRLALGTWQGIFLWEHRYRPHSRHIVVTIR
- the prfA gene encoding peptide chain release factor 1, coding for MNEGMRQRLAEADERFEELEHLLSSPDIIADRQQFERLSREYAELEPVVQVWQKFRDNETATGEAREMFEGSDGEMRQLARDELEALEAETETLEERLQKLLLPRDPNDERNIFLEIRAGTGGQEAGLFAGDLLRMYTRYAERRNWKVEIMSAQENEAGGYREVIARVIGKGAWSRLKFESGVHRVQRVPETESQGRIHTSACTVAILPEADDVEAVDVDANDLRVDTYRSSGAGGQHVNTTDSAIRITHLPTGIVVECQDERSQHKNRARAMSLLSARLLEAQVRQQKDERAAERKLQVGSGDRSERIRTYNFPQGRVTDHRINLTLYDLDKIIDGEIDAIVDPLIETHQAELLAELTAH
- the cydB gene encoding cytochrome d ubiquinol oxidase subunit II → MFDLTLIWIVIIGISVFMYVLMDGFDLGVGILFPFAPDDSARDDLMNSVAPVWDGNETWLVLGGTGLLAAFPMIYGVFLPALYIGVFLLLAGLIFRGIAFEFRFKSGSNRHWWDRSFSIGSTVAAFAQGAVVGAYIQGFEVEGFSYVGGAFDWLTPFTVMTGIGVVAGYALLGATWAILKTQGETRDWAYRIAPTLLAVVMGFFLLVSIWTPLASEHVRARWFDQVSLLWAFPALTVAMAAWTLHKLRQRSDAAPFIGSMILFALFYFGLLASMWPYAVPPEHTFWDAASDPGSQLFLLLGMLFLLPIILGYTAWSYWVFRGKVRPGEGYGH
- a CDS encoding cytochrome ubiquinol oxidase subunit I, which gives rise to MELDPLLLSRIQFAFVVSFHAIFPVFTIGLATYIAVLESLHYRTGHPDYLRLSIFWTRVFALVFGMGVVSGIVMSFQFGTNWSTFSYQAANFIGPVLSYEVVTAFFLEATFLGVLLFGRNKVPPGVHLFAACMVAIGTFISSFWILAANSWMQTPAGVELVDGTVKITSWGEAIFNASLPYRFAHMGLASFITGGFVVAGVSAWYLLRNRHRSTAMTALKMSLPMLAVITPLQLLVGDLHGLNTLENQPVKVAAMEGHWETQQGAPLILFAIPDSSAEENHLEVAIPYLGSLILTHSLDGEVLGLKSVPAEDRPPVGIVFWSFRVMVGLGMIFIGVSLLGAMQLLRGRLEHSPRLLRVISWMIPLPFMAVLAGWFVTEVGRQPWIIHGLMRTSEGITPSLSGWMVLATLIGYITVYTIVFAAGLTYLRRVILAGPEPGPGEHENRSAHAKRPWSAVGGTSDERPAQERS